The following coding sequences lie in one Silene latifolia isolate original U9 population chromosome 5, ASM4854445v1, whole genome shotgun sequence genomic window:
- the LOC141656157 gene encoding uncharacterized protein LOC141656157, with protein sequence MMLGMMNKLQVTLSEHMMRVNRCLSDSEIDRLKGMEAIYESNQGKLLARSDEDGTLILAEYIDNGIIPEHAMFKAPYTNPVDIRKKSIGGILNLVESVDNVPEFSMLRLNPMGMSQSSLVDILALKILKFPAQRGNMKVSKELSSFLWPLDQDVIQVQFRSPVPQLPPLGQLKAVFSNTESSSSSEYCLAACNDGTVKWRLESECENKGHIWTVHLFERQRGEEVNLSQKLKRRVPIALNNNFLNVINNNNIGGNSNGSGEQTIGDITAQSVINLFLPKTNI encoded by the exons ATGATGCTCGGAATGATGAACAAATTGCAAGTCACATTATCTGAACACATGATGAGAGTTAATAGATGCCTCTCCGATAGCGAAATCGATCGTTTAAAGG GAATGGAGGCAATATACGAGAGTAATCAAGGGAAACTTCTAGCGCGTTCAGATGAAGACGGAACACTTATCCTTGCTGAGTACATTGATAACGGGATTATACCCGAACATGCTATGTTTAAAGCTCCTTATACTAATCCTGTTGATATCAGGAAGAAATCGATTGGGGGAATTTTAAACCTTGTTGAGTCGGTTGATAATGTCCCCGAATTCTCTATGTTACGGTTAAACCCTATGGGTATGAGCCAATCCTCGTTGGTAGATATACTGGCATTGAAAATTCTCAAGTTTCCGGCCCAACGTGGAAATATGAAGGTGTCCAAGGAGCTGTCCAGCTTTCTTTGGCCATTAGATCAGGATGTTATTCAGGTTCAATTCAGGTCACCAGTGCCGCAGTTACCTCCTCTTGGCCAACTGAAAGCTGTATTCAGCAACACTGAGAGCAGCTCGAGTAGTGAATACTGTCTCGCTGCTTGCAATGACGGAACAGTTAAATGGCGTTTGGAATCTGAGTGTGAAAACAAGGGCCATATTTGGACTGTACATTTGTTTGAACGACAGCGTGGGGAAGAAGTGAATCTTTCGCAAAAACTGAAGAGAAGAGTGCCGATTGCTCTCAACAATAATTTTCTGAATgtgatcaacaacaacaacattggtGGAAATAGTAATGGCTCCGGGGAACAAACTATTGGGGATATCACTGCTCAATCAGTTATAAATTTATTCTTGCCAAAAACAAATATATAA
- the LOC141655528 gene encoding uncharacterized protein LOC141655528 translates to MVNDTVAKPAFHPALAVNSIRNHITVILGMDNDQYPLWVALFTNHAKLNRVLHHIIKPKNGHQKPPTTDDEKELWETLDATVLQWIYSTVTTEILEMIVEADTTAMQTWDRLAALFQDNRNSRAVTLDQEFSHINMSDFPNASAYCQRLKSLADQLKNVGAPVTNSRFVLQLVSGLTEAYSNVGSIIRQRDPLPDFFQARSMLTLEKAGLAKQSATSALYAKASPDIDGGSSSGKRAAPGNGKGGRNGGGKKKHGGHKGGKRSKQQSTSPVSSPVASSVAPYAPFYGGWPWPACPWGYPPCPYPTGQWGRQQQFRPQAGILGSRPGAQAYTATGTAPTQTEIEAAMYTLGLTPPEPWVMDTGATSHMTSNQGNLTSFVNSSFPNGIVVGNGHSIPIKGHRHATLPKPHPPFVLKNVFYAPNIVKNLVSVRKFTTDNKVTVEFDPFGFCVKDLRTGNHLMRCDSRGDLYQLSAAQQSVFAAFPSSSWHARLGHPGDPIMSFLKKNKLIDCYPKNHRGYKCFNPSSNKIIISRHVIFDESIFPFSKLTRPTVTYYEFLCDEVSPYVLQQLTYTQPSTPNHPQDQPTLNPTAAATGSVVTATNDAPASPVLNTSPVSHTQPVISPAVTIPVTPQPHQVSKPTTRADRGIVKPNPNYNRPDEEYNLNTAATISPIPRNPVSAIHDPN, encoded by the exons ATGGTTAATGACACAGTGGCAAAGCCGGCTTTCCACCCTGCTCTTGCTGTCAATTCCATCCGGAACCACATCACCGTCATTTTGGGTATGGACAACGATCAATACCCGCTATGGGTTGCGCTCTTCACAAATCACGCGAAATTAAATCGCGTTCTCCATCACATCATCAAACCTAAGAACGGACATCAAAAGCCGCCTACTACTGATGATGAGAAGGAATTGTGGGAGACCCTAGACGCCACGGTTCTCCAGTGGATTTATTCCACTGTCACAACCGAGATCTTGGAGATGATCGTCGAGGCTGACACCACCGCAATGCAAACATGGGATCGCCTTGCCGCTCTTTTTCAAGATAATCGTAATTCTCGCGCCGTGACATTGGATCAGGAATTTTCGCACATCAATATGAGTGATTTTCCAAATGCCTCTGCCTATTGTCAAAGATTGAAATCTTTGGCAGATCAATTGAAAAACGTAGGTGCTCCGGTAACTAATAGTCGTTTCGTTCTTCAACTGGTTTCGGGTTTGACTGAGGCCTATAGCAACGTTGGGTCAATTATTCGCCAACGTGATCCTCTTCCAGACTTTTTTCAAGCCCGCTCAATGCTCACCCTCGAGAAAGCAGGGCTTGCAAAACAGTCCGCTACTTCCGCACTATATGCGAAGGCGTCGCCTGATATTGATGGTGGGAGTTCGTCGGGAAAACGTGCTGCTCCAGGTAATGGGAAAGGTGGTCGCAATGGTGGCGGGAAGAAGAAACACGGTGGTCACAAAGGAGGCAAGAGGTCCAAACAACAATCGACTTCCCCTGTTTCATCACCAGTTGCTTCTTCTGTTGCGCCATATGCTCCATTTTATGGCGGTTGGCCATGGCCTGCTTGTCCGTGGGGGTATCCCCCTTGTCCGTACCCCACGGGACAGTGGGGAAGGCAACAACAATTTCGCCCCCAAGCAGGAATTTTGGGTTCAAGACCAGGTGCTCAAGCATACACGGCAACGGGTACGGCTCCGACTCAGACGGAAATTGAGGCCGCAATGTATACTTTGGGTCTTACTCCTCCTGAGCCATGGGTTATGGACACGGGTGCAACCTCGCACATGACATCTAACCAAGGTAATCTCACATCTTTTGTTAATTCGAGCTTTCCTAATGGTATAGTCGTTGGAAATGGTCATTCTATTCCGATTAAAGGTCATAGACATGCTACCCTACCCAAACCACATCCCCCTTTCGTCCTTAAAAACGTTTTTTATGCACCAAATATAGTCAAAAACTTAGTGTCCGTTAGAAAGTTTACAACTGATAACAAAGTCACTGTCGAATTTGACCCGTTTGGATTTTGTGTGAAGGACTTACGGACGGGGAATCATCTCATGAGATGTGATAGTCGGGGTGATCTATACCAACTTTCTGCCGCACAACAATCTGTTTTTGCCGCTTTTCCTTCCTCCTCGTGGCATGCCCGACTCGGTCATCCCGGGGATCCTATTATGTCGTTTCTTAAGAAaaataagttgattgatt GCTACCCTAAAAATCATAGAGGTTATAAGTGTTTTAATCCGTCTTCTAATAAAATTATCATTAGTCGACATGTTATCTTTGATGAGTCTATTTTTCCGTTCTCTAAATTAACTCGTCCCACTGTGACCTACTATGAGTTTTTATGTGATGAGGTCTCTCCGTATGTCCTACAACAATTGACCTACACCCAGCCTTCTACGCCTAATCACCCACAAGATCAGCCCACCCTTAACCCGACTGCCGCTGCTACTGGCTCAGTTGTTACAGCCACAAATGACGCCCCTGCCTCACCCGTGTTAAACACCTCGCCTGTGTCCCACACTCAACCCGTCATTTCCCCTGCTGTCACCATCCCAGTAACACCCCAGCCTCACCAAGTCTCTAAACCCACTACTCGAGCTGATCGAGGGATTGTCAAGCCAAACCCAAACTACAATAGACCCGATGAGGAATACAATCTGAACACAGCTGCCACGATTTCCCCAATTCCCCGAAATCCCGTGTCCGCTATTCATGACCCTAATTGA
- the LOC141656158 gene encoding uncharacterized protein LOC141656158, protein MTTLPSSDIDRLNGLEAVYESNQRKFLALVKNKFSLVHPIGNGFIPGNAILAAPYADPLDIRGISFWRSFRKIFPGGKLSEELSEYIWPSSNENAIHVQFTSPVPDLPPLGQLKAVFSNNNEGSSDGRYCLAACNDGTVQWLPRSQCGNGGHIWTVHLFDVRPAEGKMHLCQKLKRRGPIAHNNYVNVINNNNFGENRNESGTQNIGTINSQTDVNLLCDPKN, encoded by the exons ATGACAACTCTCCCCTCAAGCGACATTGATCGTTTAAATG GATTGGAGGCAGTATATGAGAGTAATCAAAGGAAATTTCTAGCGCTTGTAAAAAACAAATTTAGCCTTGTTCATCCAATTGGTAATGGGTTTATACCCGGAAATGCTATACTCGCAGCTCCGTATGCTGACCCCCTAGATATTAGGGGGATATCGTTCTGGAGAAGTTTTCGTAAAATTTTCCCTGGAGGTAAGTTATCAGAGGAGCTATCGGAATATATTTGGCCATCATCAAATGAGAATGCTATTCATGTTCAATTCACATCACCCGTGCCTGATTTACCTCCGCTTGGTCAACTGAAAGCTGTATTTAGCAACAATAATGAGGGGAGTTCTGATGGTAGATATTGTCTAGCTGCTTGCAATGACGGAACAGTTCAATGGCTCCCGCGATCCCAGTGTGGAAACGGTGGCCATATTTGGACTGTACATTTGTTTGATGTGCGGCCGGCTGAGGGAAAGATGCATCTTTGCCAAAAACTAAAGAGAAGAGGGCCAATTGCTCACAACAATTATGTGAATGTGATCAACAATAATAACTTTGGTGAAAATAGGAATGAGTCTGGCACACAAAATATTGGGACTATCAATTCTCAAACAGACGTCAATTTATTATGTGATCCAAAAAACTAA
- the LOC141657552 gene encoding putative pectinesterase/pectinesterase inhibitor 43, with the protein MSQASVITLSILLLVGLVAAVTIGVLNYVNNDDKRPATSTKAVQEMCQPTDYKEACFKSLSKVHSDDPKELVKAAFESTITELNEVVSKSVVLKELEKDPKTAEAVKDCKELFQDAVGDLRRSFGEMGEFDFNKVDKMLENLKIWLSATLTYQETCLDGFDNTTGDASAKVRKILETSMQMSSNGLAIVTEMSTLLGTLDMSSFTTRRRLLVDDRQIVGHDKGYEIPYWQRSRRLLSTTDNAVEGHDGDNTLLEDDEPDRRRKLLSSVNRVVGHELDEGMPSWVDGRRRKLLEATNLAADLKGMANVVVAQDGSGKYKTIEEALTEIPKNGNESFIIYIKEGVYNEYLALFKWMTHVVFIGDGPTKTRITNNKNFADGVKTFKTATLSVLGDFFMAKDIGIENSAGAIKHQAVALRVQSDQSIFYNCHMDGYQDTLYAHTYRQYYRDCRVTGTIDFIFGDAASFFQNCTFVIRKPLDNQRCIVTAQGRMERHQPTGIFIHKCRFEADPEYYPVRKTNTAYLARPWKEYSKTIIMESYIDDSIAPEGWLPWEGTFALDTCYYGEYNNFGPGSDMSNRVAWRGIKTIDYGRAEGYMPPQLYGNDDWIRASGVPYDPTLDALAPGPASGYEENPNAPQAQPSSILSSYFSGISSSGSSTSSSSSSTASAASHSSSSGLSSSGGSSSSGGSSSSSGTPSGGSSSSIGSSGSSTSASNGGSSTTTTPSTVTGGSTSGASSGSSTTTPSTASGGSTGGASSGSSTTTPSTASGGSIGGASSGSSTTTPSTASGGSIGGASSGSSTTTPSTASGGSIGGASSGSSTTTPSTANGGSTSGASSGSSTTPSTASEGSTSGASSGSFTTTPSTGNGGSTGGASSDSSTTTPFATNNGGTTSGGSSGSSITATTTPSTSSNGATSSSIITPTSADGSAPEESSLPPSTSIIDAPAPSPTSTESLTSTESLTPTYTPLPSTADTTQTTQTAETPTSSTPVKELTPANELTPSSSPTSSETTNDNKKQTGPITVRELERILMTNEEMGEEDNEANDDMSGNVPDGDEPSPAMVGFIAPIAALTSAPTPVESPIFVSPVGSPTESGLSPSPSMSPSDEIGDWLPPAMAPGPDVEPADKAPPTHAPPPKSNDARSNFKGVYELHMVLSGLMIWVVALAM; encoded by the exons ATGTCACAAGCATCGGTAATAACGCTGTCCATCTTGCTCCTGGTGGGGCTGGTGGCAGCCGTGACAATTGGTGTTCTCAATTATGTAAATAATGATGATAAAAGACCGGCCACCTCAACGAAGGCGGTCCAAGAAATGTGTCAACCCACGGATTATAAAGAAGCATGTTTTAAGAGCCTTTCCAAGGTACATAGTGATGACCCTAAGGAGCTGGTCAAGGCCGCATTTGAATCGACTATAACCGAACTTAACGAAGTTGTTAGCAAATCGGTTGTCCTGAAAGAACTCGAAAAAGATCCTAAGACTGCTGAGGCTGTCAAGGATTGTAAGGAGCTCTTTCAAGATGCTGTTGGCGACCTTCGACGATCGTTTGGGGAGATGGGAGAGTTTGATTTCAATAAGGTCGATAAAATGTTAGAAAACCTTAAAATTTGGCTAAGTGCGACACTAACGTACCAAGAGACATGCCTAGACGGGTTTGACAATACAACCGGTGATGCAAGTGCAAAGGTTAGGAAGATCCTTGAGACATCCATGCAAATGTCTAGTAATGGTCTTGCCATTGTTACCGAGATGTCTACTTTGCTTGGCACCCTTGATATGTCCTCCTTCACTACACGCCGCCGCCTCTTAGTCGATGATAG GCAAATTGTTGGGCATGATAAGGGCTATGAAATTCCATATTGGCAAAGGAGTCGTCGTCTATTGAGCACGACAGACAACGCTGTGGAGGGACATGATGGAGATAATACTCTCCTAGAAGACGACGAGCCAGACAGGCGACGCAAGCTCCTTAGTTCGGTCAATCGGGTGGTAGGCCATGAACTTGATGAAGGTATGCCATCTTGGGTGGATGGTCGACGACGTAAGCTATTAGAAGCCACTAATTTGGCAGCGGATCTTAAGGGAATGGCAAATGTGGTTGTTGCTCAAGACGGAAGTGGAAAATATAAGACTATTGAAGAAGCACTCACAGAAATACCTAAAAATGGGAATGAGAGTTTTATAATCTATATTAAGGAAGGTGTTTATAATGAGTACCTTGCACTTTTTAAATGGATGACTCATGTTGTGTTCATTGGAGATGGACCTACTAAGACAAGGATTACCAATAACAAGAACTTTGCTGATGGTGTCAAAACCTTCAAGACTGCCACTTTGT CTGTGCTAGGAGATTTCTTCATGGCTAAAGACATTGGAATCGAGAACTCAGCCGGAGCAATAAAGCATCAAGCAGTCGCCCTTCGAGTCCAGTCAGATCAATCCATCTTCTACAATTGCCACATGGACGGATACCAAGATACTCTCTACGCTCATACCTATCGCCAATACTACCGCGACTGTCGCGTCACAGGAACCATCGATTTCATCTTTGGGGACGCAGCATCATTCTTCCAAAACTGTACCTTCGTGATCCGGAAGCCACTTGATAATCAACGTTGCATAGTGACAGCACAAGGGCGAATGGAAAGACACCAACCCACAGGAATTTTTATCCACAAGTGTCGATTTGAGGCTGACCCAGAGTACTACCCTGTCCGAAAGACAAACACCGCCTATTTGGCACGACCATGGAAGGAATACTCTAAGACCATTATAATGGAATCGTACATTGACGATTCCATTGCACCCGAGGGTTGGTTGCCATGGGAAGGGACATTTGCGCTAGATACTTGTTACTATGGTGAGTACAATAATTTTGGTCCAGGTTCCGATATGTCCAACAGAGTGGCATGGCGGGGGATTAAGACTATTGACTATGGTCGAGCTGAGGGATACATGCCTCCACAACTCTATGGGAATGATGATTGGATTAGGGCTTCTGGTGTGCCTTATGATCCTACCTTAGATGCCTTGGCACCCGGACCTGCATCAG GTTATGAAGAAAACCCAAATGCACCACAAGCACAACCATCTTCAATTCTATCGTCATACTTCAGTGGAATTTCATCAAGCGGCTCTTCCAcctcatcctcttcttcttcaacgGCATCCGCTGCTTCTCATTCGTCTTCTAGTGGCTTGTCTTCCTCCGGTGGTTCATCTTCCTCTGGTGGCTCCTCTTCCTCTAGTGGCACACCCTCCGGTGGCTCGTCTTCCTCCATAGGATCATCCGGATCTTCCACCTCCGCAAGCAATGGTGGCTCATCAACTACCACCACACCTTCTACTGTAACCGGTGGTTCAACCAGTGGTGCTTCATCAGGTTCCTCCACCACAACTCCTTCCACCGCCAGCGGGGGTTCAACAGGTGGAGCTTCATCAGGTTCCTCCACCACCACTCCGTCCACCGCCAGCGGGGGTTCAATAGGTGGAGCTTCATCAGGTTCCTCCACCACCACTCCGTCCACCGCCAGCGGGGGTTCAATAGGTGGAGCTTCATCAGGTTCCTCCACCACCACTCCGTCCACCGCCAGCGGGGGTTCAATAGGTGGAGCTTCATCAGGTTCCTCCACCACCACTCCTTCCACTGCCAATGGGGGTTCAACAAGTGGAGCTTCATCAGGTTCCTCCACCACTCCGTCCACCGCCAGCGAGGGTTCAACAAGTGGAGCTTCATCAGGTTCCTTCACCACCACTCCATCCACCGGCAACGGGGGTTCAACAGGTGGAGCTTCATCAGATTCTTCCACTACCACTCCTTTCGCCACCAACAACGGCGGCACAACGAGTGGGGGTTCATCAGGTTCATCCATCACTGCCACCACTACTCCTTCCACCTCCAGCAACGGTGCAACCTCATCTTCCATCATCACACCAACCAGCGCTGACGGCAGCGCACCTGAAGAATCATCTCTACCTCCTTCCACTTCAATAATTGACGCACCAGCTCCCTCCCCAACATCAACAGAATCACTAACATCAACAGAATCACTAACACCAACATACACACCGCTACCCTCGACTGCCGATACCACTCAAACCACCCAAACCGCAGAGACCCCAACTTCTTCAACCCCAGTAAAAGAGTTAACCCCGGCAAATGAACTAACCCCAAGCTCGAGCCCAACTTCATCTGAAACAACCAatgacaataaaaaacaaaccgGACCCATCACAGTCCGCGAACTCGAACGAATCTTGATGACAAATGAAGAAATGGGTGAAGAAGACAACGAAGCTAATGACGACATGTCGGGTAATGTACCAGACGGTGACGAGCCTAGCCCAGCTATGGTCGGTTTCATTGCCCCAATTGCAGCTCTAACTTCAGCACCAACGCCAGTAGAATCACCTATTTTTGTTAGCCCAGTCGGAAGCCCAACTGAGTCTGGTCTGAGTCCGAGTCCAAGCATGAGTCCATCTGATGAGATTGGGGACTGGCTACCACCAGCTATGGCACCTGGACCCGATGTTGAGCCAGCTGATAAAGCCCCACCTACTCATGCTCCACCACCTAAATCTAATGATGCAAGGTCAAATTTTAAAGGAGTGTATGAGTTGCACATGGTTTTGAGTGGTTTGATGATATGGGTTGTTGCCCTCGCTATGTAA